A single Blattabacterium sp. (Mastotermes darwiniensis) str. MADAR DNA region contains:
- a CDS encoding DUF3127 domain-containing protein, which translates to MEIIGRVKKLFDIQKFDSGFRKREIVLTTEEPYPQNILIEFIQDKVDLLGSISPEDKIKVFINIRGREWTNPEGIIKYFNSIQGWKIEEIQQKNSKKQSTPSLSSDDFDDLPF; encoded by the coding sequence ATGGAAATAATAGGAAGAGTTAAGAAATTGTTTGATATTCAAAAATTTGATAGTGGATTTCGAAAAAGGGAAATTGTTCTTACTACAGAGGAACCCTATCCTCAGAATATATTGATAGAATTTATTCAAGATAAAGTAGATTTATTGGGATCTATAAGTCCAGAAGATAAAATAAAAGTATTTATCAATATTCGTGGAAGAGAATGGACTAATCCAGAAGGAATTATAAAGTATTTCAATTCTATACAAGGATGGAAAATTGAGGAAATACAACAAAAAAACTCAAAGAAACAATCTACTCCATCTTTATCTTCTGATGATTTTGATGATTTACCTTTTTAA
- a CDS encoding SPFH domain-containing protein — MSIFSLLFYGLLILLILSFFSSFIFIVHQETAAIIERLGRFHRIRQSGLHVKIPILDNIVGKLTLKIQQLDILVDTKTKDNVFVKVKISVQFQVIKNKVYEAFYKLDNSHTQITSYIFDVVRAEVPKMRLDDVFERKDHIAIAVKRELEESMLDYGYSIIKALVTDLDPDDQVKQAMNRINTAEREKVAAEYKAEAEKIKIIAKAKAEAESKKLQGKGTADQRREIARGILESVEVLNNVGINSQEASALIVVTQHYDTLQSMGESSNANLILLPNYPGSASDMLNHMITSFNISNKIGETIKKKNEGKNSKKNK; from the coding sequence ATGAGCATTTTTAGTTTACTTTTTTATGGTTTATTAATCCTTTTAATTCTATCTTTTTTTTCTAGTTTTATTTTCATTGTACATCAGGAAACAGCGGCTATTATTGAAAGACTTGGTAGATTTCATAGGATTCGTCAATCTGGATTACATGTCAAAATTCCTATTTTGGATAATATAGTTGGAAAACTAACATTAAAAATTCAACAATTAGATATTTTGGTGGATACAAAAACTAAAGATAATGTTTTTGTAAAAGTAAAAATTTCCGTACAATTTCAAGTGATCAAAAATAAGGTATATGAAGCTTTTTACAAATTGGATAATTCTCATACACAGATTACTTCCTATATATTTGATGTAGTAAGGGCTGAGGTTCCAAAAATGCGTTTAGACGATGTTTTTGAACGAAAAGATCATATTGCTATTGCTGTAAAAAGGGAACTAGAAGAATCTATGTTAGATTATGGATATTCCATAATAAAAGCCTTAGTTACAGATCTAGATCCTGATGATCAGGTGAAACAAGCCATGAATCGTATTAATACGGCTGAAAGAGAAAAAGTTGCTGCGGAATACAAAGCGGAAGCAGAAAAAATTAAAATTATAGCTAAAGCTAAAGCGGAAGCTGAGAGCAAAAAATTACAAGGAAAGGGAACAGCAGATCAACGTAGAGAAATAGCAAGAGGAATTTTAGAATCTGTAGAAGTATTAAATAATGTTGGAATAAATTCACAAGAAGCTTCTGCTCTAATTGTTGTCACACAACATTATGATACCCTTCAGTCTATGGGAGAAAGTTCTAATGCTAATTTAATTTTATTGCCTAATTATCCTGGATCTGCTAGCGATATGTTGAATCACATGATCACTTCCTTTAACATATCCAATAAAATTGGAGAAACTATAAAAAAGAAAAATGAAGGAAAAAATAGTAAAAAAAATAAATAA
- a CDS encoding iron-sulfur cluster assembly protein: MNENHSSLENRIISVLKTIYDPEIPVDIYELGLIYDIKIYRKKEVKIIMTLTTLNCPVADSLPIEVKEKIQSSIEEITKIDVVLTFDPPWSREFMSEEARLELGLL; this comes from the coding sequence ATGAATGAAAATCATTCTTCTTTAGAGAATCGTATTATTTCTGTATTAAAAACTATATACGATCCAGAAATTCCGGTAGATATTTATGAACTTGGTCTTATTTATGATATCAAAATTTATAGAAAAAAAGAAGTAAAAATAATCATGACTCTAACAACATTGAATTGTCCAGTAGCAGATAGTTTGCCCATAGAAGTAAAAGAAAAAATTCAATCTTCCATTGAAGAAATTACAAAAATAGATGTAGTTTTAACGTTTGACCCTCCTTGGAGTAGAGAATTTATGAGTGAGGAAGCGCGTTTAGAACTTGGATTGTTATAA
- a CDS encoding pitrilysin family protein: protein MFFPTFNRNLPPRSLKKKTVINIEPPKFFKMQNGLKVLVVENHKLPLVRIGLELDYHPFLEKDKAGIKKVFGKMLRSGTKNHSKEELDEIIDYIGTTLYTSFSGISISTLKKYLEKSISIMSDILLNSQFDNFKELEKIIKQKIIDINLSEKDPNAILQRVRNVLYFGKNHPYGEYETYDTIKNITLNDLKKLYHKYYIPNISYLSFIGDISQEEAKKLCDHYFSKWKKGSCSQEQEQKRMNVSNHNTNTIEIDMVDIPSLTQSTICFGKPVPFRKNDPTYFSSILANGILGGGPQSRLFLNLREKKAYTYGAYSILKSDKNIGYFSVYTQVSNGVTDKAIKDILKVIVTITENKVSSEELNIKKKEICGQFILDLEDPNRISDLFISELKNNLPSGFYKNYLNSIRSVTISDIYYSCKKFFSVKNGRILIIGRENDVLPNLKKLGYPIRFFDKFGQILK, encoded by the coding sequence ATGTTCTTTCCAACATTCAATCGAAATTTACCACCTAGGTCTTTAAAAAAGAAGACTGTTATTAATATTGAACCACCAAAATTTTTTAAAATGCAAAATGGATTAAAAGTTTTGGTCGTTGAAAATCATAAACTTCCTTTAGTTAGAATAGGATTAGAATTAGATTATCATCCATTTCTTGAAAAAGATAAAGCTGGAATAAAAAAAGTTTTTGGTAAAATGCTACGTTCTGGAACAAAAAATCATTCTAAAGAAGAATTAGATGAAATTATTGATTATATTGGAACTACTTTGTATACCTCTTTTTCGGGAATATCCATTTCTACTTTAAAAAAATATTTGGAAAAATCTATTTCTATAATGAGTGATATTCTATTGAATAGCCAATTTGATAATTTTAAAGAATTAGAAAAAATAATCAAACAAAAAATTATAGATATAAATTTATCAGAAAAAGATCCAAATGCTATTTTGCAACGTGTTCGAAATGTTTTGTATTTTGGGAAAAATCATCCCTATGGAGAATATGAGACTTACGATACCATAAAAAATATTACTCTCAACGATTTAAAAAAGTTGTATCATAAATATTACATTCCAAATATTTCTTACCTATCCTTTATAGGAGATATTTCTCAGGAAGAAGCAAAAAAGTTATGTGATCATTATTTCTCTAAATGGAAGAAGGGTTCTTGTTCTCAGGAACAGGAACAAAAAAGAATGAATGTTTCAAATCATAATACAAACACAATAGAAATAGATATGGTGGATATCCCTTCTCTTACCCAATCTACCATTTGTTTCGGGAAACCTGTTCCATTTAGAAAAAATGATCCTACTTATTTTTCTTCTATTTTAGCAAATGGAATTCTAGGAGGAGGACCTCAAAGTCGTTTGTTTTTAAATCTTAGAGAAAAAAAAGCTTATACATATGGAGCTTATTCAATTTTAAAATCGGATAAGAATATAGGTTATTTTTCTGTTTATACTCAAGTAAGTAACGGGGTTACGGATAAGGCCATCAAAGATATTTTGAAAGTAATTGTAACAATTACGGAAAATAAAGTTTCTTCAGAAGAATTGAACATTAAAAAAAAAGAAATATGTGGTCAGTTTATTCTAGATTTAGAAGATCCAAATAGAATTAGTGATCTTTTTATTAGTGAATTAAAAAATAATCTTCCAAGTGGTTTTTACAAAAATTATTTGAACAGTATTCGGTCTGTAACTATATCGGATATATATTATTCATGCAAGAAATTTTTTTCCGTAAAAAATGGAAGAATCTTAATTATTGGAAGGGAAAATGATGTATTGCCTAATTTGAAAAAGTTAGGTTATCCTATTCGTTTTTTTGATAAATTTGGTCAAATATTAAAATGA
- a CDS encoding pitrilysin family protein, protein MENGLHIILHQDNTNPLVSVSVLYHVGTKNESPGKSGFAHFFEHLMFEGSKNIKRGEFFKYIASNGGKNNAYTNHDETCYYEVLPSDRLPLALWLESERMFNAKIDEESIHIQRKVVKEEKKMQIENQPYAKAISEIIPSFLFQKHPYKYPIIGLYKDLDTATEKDYNKFYDTYYVPNNAILVVAGDFEINEAIEWIHRYFYSIPKGKIDFHMKKIEEKPIKEEVFSTYMDKNTKVPGVFLSYRIPKIIDQDSYVLKIIDHVLSSGESSRITKNVINKKQLASYAGSFLDIMEDYGIFIIYGLINPGVTLDEVTKVIDEEIENLKDKGVNQYELDKQKNYFEKKILFDNYSMSGIAGNLAHYSLYYKNTDLINTDIEKYRKISVEDIKIVANKYLNVNCRVRLYNVPSNY, encoded by the coding sequence ATGGAAAATGGATTACATATCATTTTACATCAAGACAATACAAATCCTTTAGTTTCTGTTTCGGTTTTGTATCATGTAGGAACTAAAAATGAATCTCCTGGTAAATCTGGATTTGCTCATTTTTTCGAACATCTTATGTTCGAAGGATCTAAAAATATTAAAAGAGGAGAATTTTTTAAATATATAGCCTCTAATGGAGGGAAAAATAACGCTTATACCAATCATGATGAAACTTGTTATTACGAAGTTTTACCATCTGATCGTCTTCCTTTAGCTTTATGGTTAGAATCTGAAAGAATGTTTAATGCTAAAATAGATGAGGAAAGTATTCATATTCAGAGAAAAGTTGTAAAAGAAGAAAAAAAAATGCAAATAGAAAATCAACCATATGCTAAAGCAATTTCAGAAATTATTCCTTCTTTTTTATTCCAAAAACATCCTTATAAATATCCAATTATTGGTCTATATAAAGATTTAGATACGGCTACAGAAAAAGATTACAATAAATTTTATGATACTTATTATGTTCCAAATAATGCAATTTTAGTTGTTGCAGGTGATTTTGAGATAAATGAAGCTATAGAATGGATTCATAGATATTTTTATTCTATTCCCAAAGGAAAAATAGATTTTCATATGAAAAAAATAGAGGAAAAACCTATTAAAGAGGAGGTTTTTTCTACATATATGGATAAAAATACCAAAGTACCCGGAGTTTTCTTATCCTACAGAATTCCAAAAATAATTGATCAAGATTCTTACGTATTAAAAATAATAGACCATGTACTTTCTTCTGGCGAAAGTTCACGTATAACAAAAAATGTAATAAATAAAAAACAACTGGCTTCTTATGCAGGGTCTTTCTTAGATATTATGGAGGATTATGGTATTTTTATTATATATGGATTAATCAATCCTGGAGTTACTTTGGATGAAGTAACAAAAGTTATAGATGAAGAAATAGAAAATTTGAAAGACAAAGGAGTGAATCAGTATGAATTGGATAAACAAAAAAATTATTTTGAAAAAAAAATTCTTTTTGATAATTATTCTATGAGTGGAATAGCAGGAAATTTAGCCCATTATTCTTTATACTATAAAAATACAGACTTAATAAATACGGATATAGAAAAATATCGAAAAATATCTGTAGAAGATATCAAGATCGTAGCTAATAAATATTTAAATGTAAATTGTAGAGTGCGTTTGTATAATGTTCCATCAAATTATTAA
- a CDS encoding acetylornithine carbamoyltransferase, whose protein sequence is MKNFFSVEDVVNVYDLIKEAITIKKNPYGFQHIGKNKTIGLVFFNPSLRTRISCQKAAYNLGCNIWVLDLHRDSWKIEMEDGNVMKDTQEHIKEAISVMSLYCDILAVRTFPHLIDRDYDYNEILFKKVLNYSKVPVVNLESATLHPLQSLADVMTIAEFRPFFKSKVVLSWVPHTKPLPHSVANSFSQWISKIEEIDFTITCPEQYDLYEKFSDGVSITYKQNEAFLNADFIYAKNWSSYMNYGKILCHSYDWMITEKKMKKTNEAKFMHCLPVRRNIVVEDSVLDSPYSIVLQQAENRIYATQIIFLKILQSLS, encoded by the coding sequence ATGAAAAATTTTTTTAGTGTAGAAGATGTCGTAAACGTGTATGACCTCATTAAAGAAGCCATAACTATTAAGAAAAATCCATATGGATTTCAACATATTGGAAAAAATAAAACAATTGGATTGGTTTTTTTTAATCCTAGTTTACGTACAAGGATTAGTTGCCAGAAAGCAGCTTATAACTTAGGATGCAATATTTGGGTATTAGACCTTCATCGAGATTCATGGAAAATAGAAATGGAGGATGGAAATGTGATGAAAGATACTCAAGAACATATCAAGGAAGCCATTTCTGTAATGAGTTTGTATTGTGATATTCTTGCAGTAAGAACTTTCCCTCATCTTATAGACAGAGATTATGATTATAACGAGATACTTTTTAAGAAAGTATTGAACTATTCTAAAGTTCCAGTAGTAAACCTGGAAAGTGCTACATTGCATCCTTTGCAGTCTTTAGCGGACGTAATGACTATTGCCGAATTTAGACCTTTTTTTAAAAGTAAGGTTGTGTTAAGTTGGGTACCTCATACAAAACCATTACCACATTCTGTAGCCAATTCCTTTTCTCAATGGATATCCAAAATCGAAGAAATAGATTTTACCATTACTTGTCCAGAACAGTATGATTTGTATGAAAAATTTTCTGATGGAGTTTCTATCACATATAAACAAAATGAAGCATTTTTAAATGCAGATTTTATTTATGCGAAAAATTGGAGTAGTTATATGAATTATGGAAAAATACTTTGTCATAGTTATGATTGGATGATTACCGAAAAAAAGATGAAAAAAACCAATGAAGCTAAATTTATGCACTGTTTACCTGTAAGGAGAAATATTGTGGTGGAAGATTCGGTTTTGGATAGTCCATATTCTATCGTTTTGCAACAAGCAGAAAATAGAATTTATGCTACTCAAATAATTTTTTTGAAGATTTTACAATCTTTGTCATGA
- the argB gene encoding acetylglutamate kinase, translating to MKIHIVKIGGNLIIEKKLLLSSLESFLLLPGNKILIHGGGSKANILSEKMGLIPKFIQGRRITDKETLDLLVMTYAGMINKNIVALLQSYDCNALGLCGADGNCLKSFFRLKTNNIDYGYVGDITSKSVNTYFIKSLLKKNIVPVLCPITHNGKGDLLNTNADTIAAYIAISLTKDCNDENEIELHFCFDKKGVLRDLHDAESYFQRIDFRLFQRIKNNHTIKNGMIPKLENAFLALRNGVSKVSIGNPLYLNEENNKTILCL from the coding sequence ATGAAAATTCATATAGTAAAAATTGGAGGAAATTTAATTATAGAAAAAAAACTTCTTCTTTCTTCTTTAGAATCTTTTTTACTACTACCAGGTAATAAAATATTGATTCATGGAGGAGGGAGTAAGGCCAATATACTTTCTGAGAAAATGGGTCTTATTCCAAAATTTATACAAGGAAGAAGAATTACGGATAAAGAAACACTTGATCTATTGGTTATGACTTATGCAGGGATGATAAACAAAAATATTGTTGCCCTATTACAATCTTATGATTGTAATGCTTTGGGATTGTGCGGAGCGGATGGAAATTGTCTAAAATCATTTTTTCGTTTAAAAACCAACAATATTGATTATGGATATGTAGGGGATATAACCAGTAAAAGTGTTAATACGTATTTTATAAAATCCCTTTTAAAAAAAAATATTGTTCCTGTATTATGCCCTATTACTCATAATGGGAAAGGTGATCTTTTAAACACTAATGCAGATACTATAGCTGCATACATAGCCATATCTTTAACTAAGGATTGTAATGATGAAAATGAAATAGAGTTACATTTTTGTTTTGATAAAAAAGGAGTATTACGAGATTTACATGATGCGGAATCTTATTTTCAAAGAATAGATTTTCGTTTATTTCAACGAATAAAAAATAATCATACTATTAAAAATGGTATGATTCCAAAATTGGAAAATGCTTTTCTTGCATTAAGAAATGGAGTATCTAAGGTTAGTATCGGTAACCCTTTGTATTTAAATGAGGAGAATAATAAGACTATTTTATGTCTTTAG
- a CDS encoding M20 family metallo-hydrolase — protein sequence MSLVNLNFLKEEAIQLLIQIINTPSISKKEKKVSVLIENYLSKYGFHIQRKYNNIWTESTNYATKKENIRTILLNSHHDTIKPGKNWKTDPFTAIKKEDQLIGLGSNDAGASVVSLIATFIYLSSFSVLPYRLVLSITAEEEISGSLGVQSILPELGFVDLGIIGEPTKMQVAIAEKGLIVLDCIAKGKTGHSAKNTGINAIYIATKDIEYLRNFQFDRKSKILGLPTLTVTKIKGGIQHNVIPDFCSFVIDIRTNELYSNEELIEIIQKNICSKTIPRSSHLNYSFLDKNHPIVLKSKSIGIKTYGSTTLSDQSLMPFPTIKMGVGDSKRSHTPNEYVLISEIIDGIDIYIRLLKDFQF from the coding sequence ATGTCTTTAGTGAATTTGAATTTCTTAAAGGAAGAAGCTATACAACTTCTTATACAAATAATCAATACGCCATCTATATCCAAAAAAGAAAAAAAGGTTTCTGTTTTAATAGAGAACTATCTTTCTAAATATGGATTTCATATCCAAAGAAAATACAACAATATATGGACAGAAAGTACTAATTATGCTACTAAAAAAGAAAATATTCGTACAATACTATTAAATTCTCATCATGATACAATTAAACCAGGTAAAAATTGGAAAACGGATCCTTTTACTGCAATAAAAAAAGAGGATCAATTAATAGGATTGGGAAGTAACGATGCGGGAGCTTCTGTTGTTTCACTAATTGCTACTTTTATTTATTTAAGTAGTTTCTCTGTATTGCCTTATAGATTGGTACTTTCTATTACTGCAGAAGAGGAAATTTCTGGTTCATTAGGCGTACAATCTATTTTACCTGAATTGGGATTTGTCGACTTAGGAATAATAGGAGAACCAACAAAAATGCAAGTAGCCATAGCTGAAAAAGGATTGATTGTATTAGATTGCATTGCTAAAGGAAAAACAGGACATTCTGCAAAAAATACAGGGATTAACGCTATATATATTGCCACAAAAGACATAGAATACTTAAGAAATTTTCAGTTTGATAGAAAATCTAAAATTCTCGGACTTCCAACATTAACGGTCACTAAAATAAAAGGAGGGATCCAACATAATGTTATTCCTGATTTTTGCTCTTTTGTCATTGATATTAGAACTAATGAATTATATTCAAATGAAGAATTAATTGAAATCATACAAAAAAACATTTGTTCTAAAACGATACCACGTTCTTCTCATTTAAATTATTCTTTCCTAGATAAAAATCATCCTATAGTATTGAAATCTAAATCAATAGGAATAAAAACTTATGGGTCTACTACTCTATCTGACCAAAGTCTTATGCCTTTTCCAACCATTAAGATGGGTGTAGGAGATAGCAAACGTTCTCATACGCCTAATGAGTATGTTCTTATTTCAGAAATTATAGATGGAATAGATATTTACATTCGTCTGTTAAAAGACTTTCAATTTTAA
- the trxA gene encoding thioredoxin: protein MIQEINDDNFEKMVMESDVPVLVDFWAPWCSPCRTLSAVLKDIFTEYKEKALVVKLNVDKNPKTSSKYGIRSIPTMFFFKNGEKKDMHIGVASKEEIRKKLDPLISSQ, encoded by the coding sequence ATGATACAAGAAATAAACGATGATAACTTTGAAAAAATGGTTATGGAATCGGATGTTCCTGTTTTAGTGGATTTTTGGGCTCCATGGTGTTCTCCATGTAGAACTTTGTCTGCTGTATTAAAAGATATATTCACCGAATATAAAGAAAAAGCTTTGGTGGTAAAGTTAAATGTAGATAAAAATCCAAAAACATCTTCCAAATATGGAATACGCAGCATTCCTACCATGTTTTTTTTTAAAAATGGAGAAAAAAAAGATATGCATATTGGAGTAGCATCTAAAGAGGAGATAAGAAAAAAATTAGATCCTTTAATAAGCAGTCAATGA